A segment of the Desulfurobacteriaceae bacterium genome:
ACCAGCACAAGGTTTCTTCCGAGGAAAAGAAAATTTATCAAAGGCAATTATCTTAAGTCCACAATTTCCAAGTGATTTTAAAAAAGATAAACCGGCGGGACCAAGTCCCGATACAACTATATCATAAACCATCTATCCCTATTTACCTCTATAATCGGAAATTAACTTTTCAAATTCCCTAAAAAGATACCTTGAGTCGTGAGGACCTGGAGAGCTTTCGGGGTGATACTGAACAGTGAAAAGAGGCTTTGTCTTGTGCTTCAAACCTTCTACAGTGCCATCGTTAAGGGAGTAGTGAGTAATTTCAAGGTCATCAGGTATTGTTGATTCGTCAACGGCAAATCCATGGTTCTGAGCGGTAATCTCAACCCTTCCAGTCTTCTTATTTTTAACTGGCTGGTTTGCACCTCTGTGACCAAACTTTAATTTGTAAGTAGAAGCTCCCATGGCAAGTGCTGTAAGTTGGTGCCCAAGACATATACCAAAGATAGGTTTTTTATAGGTAGCTATAAGGTAGCGAATAGTTTCTATGGCGTAGGATACGGCTGCCGGATCTCCTGGCCCACAAGAGAGGAATATTCCATCTGGATTAAGTTTTAGAATTTCTTCTGGAGGTGTCTTTGCAGGAACAACTATCGGTTTTATTCCAACATCAACAAGATTTCTCAAAATGTTGTACCTTATTCCAAAATCAAGAACAACAACCGAATATTTAAGGTTCTTTTCTACTTTATACCCTTTTCCAAGTTCCCAAGTTCCCTGTTCCCACTCGTAAGGTTCTTTACAGGTTACTTCATCCACAAGGTTAAGACCTTCCATTTTTGGAATTGAACGGGCTTTGGAAATAAGACTGTCAGGATCAAGGTCAACGGTAGAAATTACTCCTCTCATAGTTCCAACAGTTCTAAGCTTTTTAGTTAATTCCCTTGTATCAACTTCGCAGATACCTACAACTCCATACTCTTTTAAGTAATCTTCAAAGGACTTCTCAGCCCTCCAGTTTGAGTAAACTTCAGAAATTTCTTTAACTATAAATCCTTCAGCTTTTGGACCATCGGACTCAACATCTTCACTGTTTGCTCCAACGTTTCCAATTAACGGACATGTCATAGTAACTATCTGACCTTTAAACGAAGGATCGGTAATAATCTCTTGATATCCTGTCATTGAAGTTGTGAAAACAACTTCTCCGTAGGTTTCCCCTTCAGCCCCAAAGGAGTATCCTTCATAATAGGTGCCATCCTCAAGAGCAAGAATTGCAGGCTTTCTGTCAAGCATTAGCAACTCCTCTTGTGATATATTTAAATCGCTTAATTTTACCATTTAAAAGGATTTGGAGGTTAGAATAGTTATGAAAAGACTTGTTTATCTCTTTCTCCTTGTAGTCACACTAGCAATCTTTGGCTGTATATCTCAAAATTCCTCTAAACCGTTAATCGTTTCCTCTATTCCTGTTTGGAAAAGTGTAGCAGAGTACATAGGAGGAAGGGACTTTAGATATTATTCCATTTTGAAAGGTGGAGAATCTCCCCACGGATACGAACCTAAACCTTCAGATGTTCAAAAAATTCAGGAAGCGAAACTTATAATAGTTCACGGTCTTGGTTTGGACGACTGGGCTTTAAAAGGTGTAAATAAAGGAAAAGTTTTCAACATTGGAGAACTGTTTTCTAAAAAGTATCCCCAAATAAAGAAACCTGGTTACCATCTATGGACAAACCCTGTTCTTATGGAAGAAGTTTACTTTGAAATTGCCAAAAAGCTTGTAAAGTTCTATCCTAAGAGAGAAACCTATTACCTTAAAAGGGCTGATGATTATGCAGCAATGATTGAACAGCTTCTCCAAAGAATCAACAACTGTTTACAAGATGTAAAGAAAAAGGTTGTTGTAATTTATCATCCTGTTTGGAAACCTCTACTTGAAACTTTTGGAGTAAAAACAATAGAAATTGCAAGAACGCCGGAAGAGCAGATAACTCCTGAAAGGCTAAAAGAAGTTATAGAAGAAGCAAAAAAGAAAGGTGCTAAAGTTGTTATAGGAGAAACTTTTGCACCTAAAAAGGTTGTGGATATGGTAGCAAAGGAAATAAATGGAAAGGTTTTAATACTAAATCCTGTTCATTCAGATGATTATGTTAGGGCTTTATCAAATTGGGGAAGCAAAATCTGTAACGCTTTAAAGGAGTAGAAAGATGATACTAATGATAGATAACTACGATTCTTTTACCTACAACGTCGTTCAGTACTTTGGAAAGTTAGGTGCAGACATAAGAGTTTACAGAAATGACAAAATCACGATTGACGAAATTGAGAAAATGAAGCCTGAAGCCCTTGTCATCTCCCCTGGCCCCTGCACTCCAAAAGAAGCTGGAATTTCCGTTGAAGCAATAAGACACTTTGCAGGAAAAATTCCAATACTTGGCATCTGTTTAGGACATCAATCCATAGGCTTTGCTTTTGGGGCTAAAATCGTAAGGGCAAAGAAACTTATGCATGGAAAAGCATCAAACATAATTCACAACGAAAAAGACCTTTTTAAGGGAATGAAAAACCCATTTTCAGCAATAAGGTATCACTCTCTCGTTATAGATAGAGAAACTCTCCCAGAAGTTTTTGAAATTACTGCAGAAAGCGAAGATGATAGAGAAATAATGGGAGTTAAGCATAAACACTTGCCAATTTACGGGGTTCAGTTTCACCCTGAATCCATCTTAACAGAGGATGGAATAAGGATAATTGAGAACTTTCTAAATTTAATTTAGAGGACAAAACTCGTTGAAAAAAATTTTGATAGTTACAGGAGAACTTTCGGGTTTCAACTACGCTAAAGAACTTATTCCCTGTCTTTCCAAAAAGCTTAAAGTTTTTGGTGTTCTGATGGAAGATGTTGAAGGATCAACAAGGATACTTGACTCCAAAGATCTTTTAGCCTTTGGATTATTTGAAGCAGTCTCAAAACTTCCATCAATTTGGAAAGGAAGGAAAAAAATCGAAAGTTTTTTAAGAAAGGAAAAGGTGGATGCTGTATTACTTATTGACTTTCCAGGTTTTAATCTGAAGATTGCTGAAATTGCAAAAAAACTTGGAATAAAAGTTTTTTACTTTATACCTCCCAAACTTTGGGCTTGGGGAGAAGGGAGAATTAAAAAGATAAAAAAGTTTGTGGATAGAGCATTTGTAATATTCCCTTTTGAAAAAGACTTTTACGAAAAGTTCAAGGTAAAAGTAACCTACGTTGGAAACCCGTTAAAAGATATTGTAAAACCTTCTTTAAAGCCCTTAGAGTTCAGAAGAAAGTATAATCTCAAAGACCCAATATTCGCTTTAATGCCCGGAAGTAGACCTTCTGAAATTAATTACCTTTTAAAGCCAATGGTTGAAGTTTCCAAGAGAATAGAAGGTAGTTTCGTTCTCCCTGTGGCTTCTTCTTTAGACAAGGATCTTATTGAAAAAACTATAAAAGAAATGAACGGAAAAGTTACTTTAATTCCCGAAAGTGAAAGGTATAACTTACTTTTTGCGGCAGACGCCGGAATTATAGCTTCAGGAACCGCAAGCTTA
Coding sequences within it:
- the lpxB gene encoding lipid-A-disaccharide synthase — encoded protein: MKKILIVTGELSGFNYAKELIPCLSKKLKVFGVLMEDVEGSTRILDSKDLLAFGLFEAVSKLPSIWKGRKKIESFLRKEKVDAVLLIDFPGFNLKIAEIAKKLGIKVFYFIPPKLWAWGEGRIKKIKKFVDRAFVIFPFEKDFYEKFKVKVTYVGNPLKDIVKPSLKPLEFRRKYNLKDPIFALMPGSRPSEINYLLKPMVEVSKRIEGSFVLPVASSLDKDLIEKTIKEMNGKVTLIPESERYNLLFAADAGIIASGTASLEAAISGLPHVVVYKLNPLTFMIAKRLVKIPFVSLPNIIAKKEVVPELLQDEINPENLTLSLLTVYENRFHIKELLEKEVNSKLKGGAIEKLCREILKEI
- a CDS encoding aminodeoxychorismate/anthranilate synthase component II, which gives rise to MILMIDNYDSFTYNVVQYFGKLGADIRVYRNDKITIDEIEKMKPEALVISPGPCTPKEAGISVEAIRHFAGKIPILGICLGHQSIGFAFGAKIVRAKKLMHGKASNIIHNEKDLFKGMKNPFSAIRYHSLVIDRETLPEVFEITAESEDDREIMGVKHKHLPIYGVQFHPESILTEDGIRIIENFLNLI
- a CDS encoding metal ABC transporter substrate-binding protein, with amino-acid sequence MKRLVYLFLLVVTLAIFGCISQNSSKPLIVSSIPVWKSVAEYIGGRDFRYYSILKGGESPHGYEPKPSDVQKIQEAKLIIVHGLGLDDWALKGVNKGKVFNIGELFSKKYPQIKKPGYHLWTNPVLMEEVYFEIAKKLVKFYPKRETYYLKRADDYAAMIEQLLQRINNCLQDVKKKVVVIYHPVWKPLLETFGVKTIEIARTPEEQITPERLKEVIEEAKKKGAKVVIGETFAPKKVVDMVAKEINGKVLILNPVHSDDYVRALSNWGSKICNALKE
- the carA gene encoding glutamine-hydrolyzing carbamoyl-phosphate synthase small subunit — encoded protein: MLDRKPAILALEDGTYYEGYSFGAEGETYGEVVFTTSMTGYQEIITDPSFKGQIVTMTCPLIGNVGANSEDVESDGPKAEGFIVKEISEVYSNWRAEKSFEDYLKEYGVVGICEVDTRELTKKLRTVGTMRGVISTVDLDPDSLISKARSIPKMEGLNLVDEVTCKEPYEWEQGTWELGKGYKVEKNLKYSVVVLDFGIRYNILRNLVDVGIKPIVVPAKTPPEEILKLNPDGIFLSCGPGDPAAVSYAIETIRYLIATYKKPIFGICLGHQLTALAMGASTYKLKFGHRGANQPVKNKKTGRVEITAQNHGFAVDESTIPDDLEITHYSLNDGTVEGLKHKTKPLFTVQYHPESSPGPHDSRYLFREFEKLISDYRGK